A window of Haliscomenobacter hydrossis DSM 1100 contains these coding sequences:
- a CDS encoding bile acid:sodium symporter family protein codes for MSTSLYRYLLYAGMAVLLGALGTYLASATGLTGPLLVLGLLLLALGMKGFEHLKGFAYTTVIFAAVSAAMFYPQYFIQVGDYKLSKLIMPLLQVIMFGMGTTMTFNDFIGIVKTPKAVIIGVFCQFLIMPSLGFAIANLFNFPPEIAAGVILIGSSPSGLASNVMALIAKANVALSITITTCATLLAPVMTPLLMKTLAGQFIEIDFWSMVWDITKIIIIPLGIGFIINQYLKKVAEFLKDYLPLISMVGIAFIITIITAAGQASLLNVGGLLMVAVLLHNIGGFVLGYSAARLFRMPEQDCRTVAIEVGLQNAGLASGLANQMGKLATVGLAAALFGPIMNITGSVLASWWGRSSDPKTE; via the coding sequence ATGTCTACTTCTCTTTACCGGTATTTGTTGTATGCAGGAATGGCCGTATTGCTTGGCGCGCTGGGTACTTATTTGGCTAGTGCCACTGGTCTGACCGGGCCTTTGCTGGTGCTCGGACTCTTGCTCCTGGCCCTCGGCATGAAAGGATTTGAACACCTGAAAGGGTTTGCGTACACCACCGTTATTTTTGCGGCGGTTAGTGCGGCTATGTTTTATCCGCAGTATTTCATTCAAGTTGGCGATTATAAATTGTCCAAACTCATTATGCCCTTATTGCAAGTGATCATGTTTGGCATGGGGACAACCATGACTTTTAACGATTTCATCGGCATCGTTAAAACGCCCAAAGCAGTGATCATTGGCGTTTTTTGTCAGTTTTTAATCATGCCTTCACTCGGTTTTGCCATTGCTAATTTATTCAATTTTCCGCCTGAAATTGCCGCAGGAGTCATCCTGATTGGTAGTTCGCCGAGTGGTTTGGCTTCTAATGTAATGGCTTTGATTGCCAAAGCCAACGTTGCACTATCCATCACCATTACCACCTGTGCCACTTTGTTGGCACCCGTGATGACCCCATTGTTGATGAAAACACTGGCCGGTCAATTCATTGAGATCGATTTTTGGAGCATGGTTTGGGACATCACTAAAATCATCATCATCCCCCTGGGCATAGGGTTTATCATCAATCAATATTTGAAAAAAGTAGCCGAGTTTTTGAAAGATTACCTGCCGCTGATTTCTATGGTGGGTATTGCGTTCATCATTACCATCATCACCGCTGCGGGGCAGGCCTCTTTGTTGAATGTTGGTGGTCTGCTCATGGTGGCAGTGCTCCTGCACAATATTGGAGGCTTTGTTTTGGGGTATAGTGCCGCCAGGTTGTTCCGAATGCCGGAGCAGGATTGCCGCACGGTAGCCATTGAAGTGGGTTTACAAAACGCAGGTCTGGCCTCTGGTTTGGCCAATCAAATGGGCAAACTGGCTACCGTCGGTTTGGCCGCAGCACTTTTTGGCCCGATTATGAACATTACAGGTTCTGTGTTGGCGAGTTGGTGGGGGCGGAGCAGCGATCCAAAGACTGAGTAA
- a CDS encoding mandelate racemase/muconate lactonizing enzyme family protein, translating into MTTPSQRYLQKFGLSDPAPNSVEQTDQQAGPNRRDFIKNVGMTGLALGAFINAPITQTIEHSTSKVNRASAPSDLKITDMRYAVVMNGGGRCPVIRIDTNQGIYGLGEVRDGANWRYALFLKSRIMGMNPCSVEMIFKKIKQFGFHGRQAGGVCAVEMALWDLAGKAYNVPAYQLLGGKYRDKIRLYADTPRLNDPVAFAAKMKDRVESKGYTFLKMDFGIESLHKIPGTLSNNNFWDVSKQWENTQMTYGGTEHPFTQVQITDKGLEILADYVGKVREAVGYEIPLSSDHYGHFDKNNAIRLGRAVEKYRLAWLEDLIPWKYTEDWKEISQAIETPTLTGEDIYLKEEFIKLVDHRAVDLIHPDLASSGGLLETKKIGDYAEERGVAMAMHFAGTPISFMANVHCAAATQNFVALEHHSVDLAYWENLVKKTDVPLIEKGFANVPNRPGLGVDLNDEEVKKHLDPEDQSYFKPTPEWDQFRSWDRLWS; encoded by the coding sequence ATGACTACACCATCGCAACGCTACCTGCAAAAATTCGGGTTATCAGACCCAGCTCCAAATTCTGTGGAGCAAACAGACCAACAAGCTGGTCCTAACCGCCGTGATTTTATCAAAAATGTGGGCATGACGGGTTTGGCACTAGGGGCATTCATCAATGCGCCAATCACCCAGACCATTGAGCATTCTACCTCCAAAGTAAACCGCGCTTCTGCACCCAGCGACCTTAAAATCACCGACATGCGGTATGCCGTGGTGATGAATGGCGGGGGGCGTTGCCCGGTTATCCGCATCGACACCAACCAGGGCATTTATGGCTTGGGGGAAGTGCGCGATGGTGCCAACTGGCGTTACGCGCTGTTCCTCAAGAGCCGCATCATGGGCATGAACCCTTGTAGTGTGGAAATGATTTTTAAAAAAATCAAGCAATTTGGTTTCCATGGCCGGCAGGCTGGTGGGGTTTGTGCGGTAGAAATGGCATTATGGGATTTGGCAGGAAAGGCCTACAATGTACCTGCCTACCAGTTGCTGGGCGGAAAATACCGCGACAAAATTCGTTTGTACGCGGATACGCCACGTTTGAATGACCCCGTCGCGTTTGCCGCTAAAATGAAAGACCGGGTAGAAAGCAAAGGCTATACTTTTTTGAAGATGGATTTTGGCATCGAATCCCTCCACAAAATCCCTGGCACCTTGTCCAATAACAATTTCTGGGATGTCAGCAAACAGTGGGAAAACACCCAAATGACCTACGGCGGTACCGAGCACCCTTTCACTCAGGTTCAAATTACCGATAAAGGTTTGGAAATTTTGGCCGATTATGTGGGCAAGGTGCGTGAAGCGGTAGGGTATGAGATTCCATTATCCTCAGATCACTACGGGCATTTTGACAAAAACAACGCCATCCGCCTCGGACGTGCCGTGGAGAAATACCGCCTGGCCTGGTTGGAAGACCTCATTCCCTGGAAGTACACCGAAGATTGGAAAGAAATTTCTCAAGCCATCGAAACACCGACCTTAACCGGCGAAGACATATACCTGAAGGAAGAGTTCATCAAGCTGGTTGACCATCGTGCAGTTGATTTGATTCACCCGGATTTGGCCAGCTCAGGAGGCTTATTGGAAACCAAAAAAATTGGCGATTATGCCGAAGAACGTGGGGTAGCAATGGCGATGCACTTTGCAGGTACACCAATTTCCTTCATGGCCAATGTACATTGTGCGGCAGCTACGCAAAATTTTGTAGCTTTGGAACACCATTCCGTCGACCTGGCGTATTGGGAAAATTTGGTCAAAAAAACCGATGTGCCTTTGATTGAAAAAGGGTTCGCCAATGTGCCGAATCGTCCGGGACTCGGGGTAGACCTCAACGATGAAGAGGTAAAAAAACACCTCGATCCAGAAGACCAAAGCTATTTCAAACCAACCCCGGAATGGGATCAATTCCGTTCCTGGGATCGGCTCTGGAGTTAA
- a CDS encoding RraA family protein, whose translation MVKLSKLVLIVLAFLPCLAVNGQQITPTKEQIIALTPEWKGERLPDGRPKTNDKFIERLKKVSLEEAWGYLRNKGYHNQFEGDWMMLRAEQVMVGRAVTAQYMPLRPEWDKIIKAAGEKEGRIGGTNSWPIDVLKTGDVYVADGYGKIVDGTLIGDNLGNSIYAKSKNGVIFYGSVRDIEGLEAIQGFNAWIKGADPSYIQQMMLASINNPIRIGRATVLPGDVVLAKKGGIVFIPPHLLDDLVLNSEFVALRDAFGHQRLREGKFTPGQIDRQWTDDIKKDFLSWLDAHPEKLPMTRAELDAYMKERTW comes from the coding sequence ATGGTTAAACTCAGCAAACTAGTCTTGATTGTACTAGCCTTTCTTCCTTGTTTGGCCGTAAATGGTCAACAAATAACCCCCACAAAGGAGCAAATCATTGCCCTTACTCCCGAGTGGAAAGGGGAACGGCTGCCGGATGGTCGGCCCAAAACGAATGACAAATTCATCGAGCGCCTCAAAAAAGTCTCACTCGAAGAGGCCTGGGGTTACTTGCGCAACAAAGGGTACCACAATCAATTTGAAGGGGACTGGATGATGTTGCGCGCTGAACAAGTCATGGTGGGCCGAGCAGTCACCGCCCAATACATGCCCTTGCGCCCGGAATGGGACAAAATCATTAAAGCCGCCGGGGAAAAAGAAGGCCGCATCGGAGGCACCAACTCCTGGCCCATCGACGTGTTAAAAACGGGCGATGTTTATGTAGCCGATGGTTACGGCAAAATTGTAGATGGTACCCTCATCGGCGACAACCTGGGGAACTCCATTTATGCCAAGTCAAAAAATGGGGTCATTTTCTATGGTTCGGTACGCGACATCGAAGGCCTGGAAGCCATTCAGGGATTCAATGCCTGGATCAAAGGCGCTGATCCCTCTTACATCCAACAAATGATGCTGGCTTCGATCAACAATCCCATTCGCATCGGACGCGCTACCGTACTCCCCGGAGACGTGGTTTTGGCCAAAAAAGGGGGAATCGTCTTTATTCCACCACATCTATTGGATGATTTGGTGTTAAATTCGGAGTTTGTGGCCCTGCGCGATGCCTTTGGCCACCAGCGCCTGCGCGAAGGCAAATTCACCCCTGGCCAAATTGACCGCCAGTGGACCGACGACATCAAAAAAGACTTTCTCAGCTGGCTGGACGCCCACCCCGAAAAACTCCCAATGACCCGCGCCGAACTAGACGCCTACATGAAAGAACGCACCTGGTAA
- a CDS encoding YybH family protein, with translation MNSFFTCALILLFGLTITAQEDVDFAAIRAAILKQQADWNNGDIPAFMEVYWKSENLQFIGANGVTKGWQQTLDNYKRRYPDRDAMGQLTFGIVSMEKLSKKSVFLVGTWDLKRKNDAPGGYFILIWKKIKGQWVISADHTSART, from the coding sequence ATGAATAGCTTTTTTACTTGCGCTTTGATACTCCTGTTTGGGCTAACGATCACCGCACAAGAAGACGTGGATTTCGCCGCCATCCGCGCCGCCATCCTGAAACAACAAGCAGACTGGAACAATGGCGACATCCCGGCCTTCATGGAGGTATATTGGAAGTCTGAAAACCTCCAGTTCATTGGTGCCAATGGTGTCACCAAAGGTTGGCAACAAACCCTGGACAATTACAAACGCCGCTATCCCGATCGTGACGCCATGGGCCAACTCACTTTTGGTATTGTAAGTATGGAGAAGCTCAGTAAAAAATCGGTTTTTTTGGTAGGTACCTGGGATCTCAAACGCAAAAACGATGCACCCGGAGGGTATTTCATCCTGATCTGGAAAAAAATAAAGGGCCAGTGGGTCATCTCCGCCGATCATACTAGCGCCAGAACCTAG
- a CDS encoding ATP-binding cassette domain-containing protein: MSTTKDFIIVQNAHTNNLKNLSLEIPKHKVVAFTGVSGSGKSSLLFDTIYTEAQRQLIETFSTFARTFMPKLSRPDVDDILNLSTSIVIDQKKMGNNLRSTVGTVTEVNTYLRLLFSRIGKPAIGASFLFSFNHPEGMCEHCNGLGKKAKIDLDLFLDQEKSIREGAIMHPHFKVGGFLWKEIINLQLFDTEKKVKDFSESELHKLLYAEPYAVEVPEGKTTYMKNFEGIARKLENAVTVRAEDEASEDDKNAYTKQFKYSICEHCNGSRINERARSVQVNGVSFDELCRMELSDVYTFLQPIKDELASTIISKAQFVLEQLIEIGVGYLSLERPVGSLSGGESQRVKMAKQLDCNLVDMLYVLDEPSTGLHPKDTEKLLALLYRLKDKGNSVFVVEHDPEIIRAAEWIIDIGPKAGKFGGEVVYNGPTAGIAQTESITGKYLYGQQKTVFQRKKAVEFFEIKNANANNLKNVSVNIPQGVLTCVTGVSGSGKSSLIHDCFAKEHPEAIVIDQTAVGKTSRANPATYLGVFDNIRKEFASATNTAASLFSFNSAGACHKCNGQGMVSMELSFLDAVKTLCDECEGKRYQAEVLEYKFQGKNIAEVLDMSVAQALEFFRSEKINKHLRLLQAVGLDYLKLGQSLSTLSGGESQRLKIATELQKESNIYIMDEPTTGLHVSDIEHFFKIIKKLVDGNNTVIIIEHNLDIIKHADWIIDMGPAGGKKGGEVLYAGPIEGILDCESSITGQFLQGLI; encoded by the coding sequence ATGTCTACCACCAAAGACTTCATCATTGTGCAAAATGCGCACACCAACAACCTGAAAAACCTCAGTTTGGAAATTCCCAAACACAAAGTCGTTGCTTTTACAGGAGTGTCCGGTTCTGGCAAATCTTCCCTATTGTTCGACACCATTTACACCGAGGCGCAACGACAATTGATCGAAACCTTTTCCACGTTTGCCCGCACGTTTATGCCCAAACTCTCCCGGCCCGATGTGGACGATATTTTGAACCTCTCCACTTCCATCGTCATTGACCAAAAAAAGATGGGCAATAACCTGCGGAGCACCGTAGGCACGGTTACGGAAGTCAATACTTATTTGCGGTTGTTGTTTTCGCGGATCGGCAAACCCGCTATTGGCGCCTCCTTCCTGTTTTCGTTCAACCACCCGGAAGGCATGTGCGAACACTGCAATGGTTTGGGCAAAAAAGCCAAAATTGACCTCGATTTGTTTTTGGATCAAGAAAAATCCATTCGGGAAGGTGCGATCATGCATCCACATTTTAAAGTGGGTGGTTTTTTGTGGAAAGAGATCATCAACCTGCAATTGTTTGACACCGAGAAAAAAGTAAAAGACTTTTCCGAGTCGGAATTACACAAATTATTGTACGCCGAACCATATGCGGTTGAAGTCCCGGAGGGCAAAACGACGTACATGAAAAACTTTGAAGGCATTGCCCGCAAACTGGAAAATGCCGTAACCGTAAGGGCCGAAGACGAAGCTTCGGAAGATGATAAAAATGCCTACACCAAGCAATTTAAATACTCCATTTGTGAGCATTGCAATGGCTCCAGGATCAACGAGCGGGCGCGGTCAGTGCAGGTCAACGGGGTGTCATTCGACGAATTGTGCCGGATGGAACTCAGTGATGTGTACACTTTTTTACAGCCCATTAAGGATGAACTGGCCAGCACCATCATCAGCAAAGCGCAGTTTGTATTGGAGCAATTGATCGAAATTGGCGTGGGGTATTTGTCGCTGGAGCGCCCCGTGGGCAGCCTTTCCGGGGGTGAATCCCAGCGGGTGAAAATGGCCAAACAGCTCGACTGCAATTTGGTAGATATGCTCTATGTGCTGGACGAACCCTCCACCGGGCTGCACCCCAAAGATACCGAAAAGCTGCTGGCACTCTTGTATCGCCTCAAGGACAAAGGCAATTCTGTCTTCGTCGTAGAGCACGATCCCGAAATCATCCGCGCAGCCGAATGGATCATCGACATTGGTCCCAAAGCGGGCAAGTTTGGGGGAGAAGTGGTGTACAACGGCCCCACGGCAGGCATTGCCCAAACGGAAAGCATCACGGGTAAATATTTGTACGGCCAGCAAAAAACCGTCTTCCAGAGAAAAAAGGCAGTCGAGTTTTTCGAAATAAAAAATGCCAATGCCAACAACCTGAAAAATGTATCGGTAAACATCCCGCAAGGGGTACTGACTTGTGTGACGGGTGTTTCCGGGAGTGGCAAAAGCAGTTTGATTCACGACTGTTTTGCCAAAGAACACCCTGAAGCCATTGTTATCGACCAAACGGCGGTGGGAAAAACCTCACGCGCCAATCCGGCTACTTATCTCGGTGTGTTTGACAACATTCGCAAAGAATTTGCCAGCGCGACCAATACTGCTGCCTCGCTTTTCAGCTTCAACAGCGCAGGTGCTTGCCACAAATGCAATGGCCAGGGCATGGTGAGTATGGAACTGAGTTTTTTGGATGCCGTAAAAACCCTTTGTGATGAATGTGAAGGGAAGCGCTACCAGGCCGAGGTTCTGGAATACAAATTTCAAGGCAAAAACATCGCCGAAGTACTGGACATGAGCGTGGCTCAAGCGCTGGAGTTTTTTCGCAGTGAAAAAATCAACAAACACCTGCGCTTGTTGCAAGCGGTTGGACTGGATTATTTGAAATTGGGGCAGTCGCTCAGCACCCTGTCCGGCGGAGAATCTCAACGCCTTAAAATTGCCACCGAGTTGCAAAAAGAAAGCAACATCTACATCATGGACGAACCAACTACGGGCCTGCACGTTTCAGACATTGAACATTTTTTCAAAATCATCAAAAAACTGGTGGATGGCAACAATACCGTCATCATCATCGAACACAACCTCGACATCATCAAACATGCCGACTGGATCATTGACATGGGCCCGGCAGGCGGCAAAAAAGGCGGGGAAGTGCTGTATGCCGGGCCGATTGAAGGGATTTTGGATTGTGAAAGCTCGATAACCGGACAGTTTTTGCAGGGCTTGATTTAA
- a CDS encoding DUF481 domain-containing protein: MKKCVPLLIFLALVCQINAQTDTVEYKKWLVSGTFGLDVALQTGNLQSTSIGSDLSPVFKTKQLQISPQFQYAYSRVNKNVLQDDIFSKLSIDLFYRKKFYPNFSTRYEATTLRAIKTRYSLGPGIAWRVAKTKKIDLVFLNSVFYHKTIFSLNRERSFDRFFYVLSTQGSYKAFEDKLILTHDIQYVPWFRKDRFDQILRCMATAALPLSEQFSVNINVDYSFETIVPPTRNKANLSTAFGIAYSF; encoded by the coding sequence ATGAAAAAATGCGTACCCCTACTAATTTTTTTGGCATTGGTGTGCCAGATTAATGCCCAAACGGACACCGTTGAATACAAAAAATGGCTCGTGAGCGGTACCTTCGGCTTAGATGTTGCCTTGCAGACGGGTAACTTACAATCCACCTCGATTGGCAGCGATCTCAGCCCAGTTTTTAAAACGAAACAACTACAAATCAGCCCCCAGTTTCAATATGCGTATTCGAGGGTGAACAAAAATGTCCTCCAGGACGACATTTTTTCCAAACTTTCGATCGATTTGTTTTACCGCAAAAAATTCTACCCCAATTTTAGTACGCGTTACGAAGCAACCACCTTACGGGCCATCAAAACGCGCTACAGCCTGGGACCCGGGATTGCCTGGAGAGTAGCAAAAACGAAAAAAATTGATTTGGTGTTCTTGAATTCGGTTTTTTACCACAAAACCATTTTTAGCCTGAACCGCGAGCGGAGCTTTGACCGCTTTTTTTATGTACTCAGTACACAAGGCAGTTACAAAGCTTTTGAGGATAAATTGATCCTGACCCATGATATTCAATACGTTCCCTGGTTCAGAAAAGATAGGTTTGATCAAATCTTGCGCTGCATGGCCACAGCGGCCTTGCCACTGTCGGAGCAATTTTCGGTCAACATCAATGTGGATTACAGCTTCGAAACGATTGTGCCTCCGACCCGGAACAAAGCAAACTTGAGTACGGCTTTTGGTATTGCGTATTCGTTTTGA